The genomic DNA CGACCAGCGCCGCGTCCTCGAACGCCTCCGGCCGCAGGCCCACGATCAGGTCCCGCGGCGCCCCGGCCCGCTCCAGCCGCCGGCGCGTCTCCGCGTCCAGCGGCACCTCCCCGACCGCGGTGCGCAGCAGACCCCCCTCCACCACGGCGTGCAGGAAGTTCATCGCGGGCGATCCGATGAAGCCGGCCACGAACAGGTTCCGCGGCTGTTCGTACAGGTGCTGGGGCGTGCCCACCTGCTGGACGACGCCGCCGCGCATCACCACCACGCGGTCCCCGAGCGTCATCGCCTCGGTCTGGTCGTGCGTCACGTACACGGTCGTCGTGCCCAGCCGCTGCTGGAGCCGGGAGATCTGGGTGCGCATCTGCACGCGCAGCTTCGCGTCCAGGTTGGACAGCGGCTCGTCCATCAGGAACGCCTTGGGGTTGCGGACGATGGCGCGGCCCATGGCGACGCGCTGCCGCTGGCCGCCCGACAGGTTCGCCGGCTTGCGGTCCAGGTGCTCGGTGAGGTCGAGGATGCGGGCGGCCTCCTCGACCTTCTCCCGGATCACCGCCCCGTCGGTCTTCGCCAGGCGCAGCGCGAAGCCCATGTTCTCCCGCACGCTCATGTGCGGGTAGAGGGCGTAGCTCTGGAAGACCATGGCGATGTCGCGGTCCTTCGGCGGCTTGTCGTTGACGACCCGCCCGCCGATGCGGAGCGTGCCCTCGGTGATGTCCTCCAGGCCCGCGATCATGTTGAGGGTCGTGGACTTGCCGCACCCGGAGGGCCCCACCAGGATGACGAACTCCCCGTCGGCGACGGTCAGGTCGACGTCCCGCACGGCCACGGCGCCGTCCGGGTACCTCTTGGTGATGCCCTCGAGAACGATCTCGGCCACGGTGGGTGCTCCTTGGAGGGGGTGCCGTAGGGGAGGGGGTCGGGCGGGCCGCCGGTCAGCCCTTGACGGCCCCCGAGGTCAGCCCGGCGACGATGCGCCGCTGGAACAGCAGCACGAAGACGACGATCGGCACGGTGATCACCATCGCGGCGGCGGCGATCGAACCGGTCGGCTCCTGGAACTGGCTGCTGCCGGTGAAGAACGCGATCGCCGCCGGCACGGTGCGCGCCGACTGCGTCGAGGTGAGGGAGATCGCGAAGAGGAAGTCGTTCCAGCAGAAGATGAAGACCAGGATCGCCGTCGTGAACACCCCGGGCGCCGCCAGCGGCGCGATCACCAGCCGGAACGCCTGTGCGGGCGTCGCCCCGTCGACCTTCGCCGCTTTCTCCAGGTCCCACGGGATCTCCCGGAAGAACGCCGACAGGGTGTAGATCGCCAGCGGCAGCGAGAAGGTCATGTACGGCAGGATCAGCCCGGGCCAGGTGTCGAACAGCCCCAGCGCCCGCTCGATGTCGAACAGCGGCGACACCAGCGAGATCGGCGGGAACATCGCGATCAGCAGCGACAGCCCGATCAGCAGCCGCTTGCCGGGGAAGCGCAGCCGGGCCACCGCGTACGCGGCCATCGTGCCCAGCACCAC from Streptomyces sp. MRC013 includes the following:
- the ugpC gene encoding sn-glycerol-3-phosphate ABC transporter ATP-binding protein UgpC, with product MAEIVLEGITKRYPDGAVAVRDVDLTVADGEFVILVGPSGCGKSTTLNMIAGLEDITEGTLRIGGRVVNDKPPKDRDIAMVFQSYALYPHMSVRENMGFALRLAKTDGAVIREKVEEAARILDLTEHLDRKPANLSGGQRQRVAMGRAIVRNPKAFLMDEPLSNLDAKLRVQMRTQISRLQQRLGTTTVYVTHDQTEAMTLGDRVVVMRGGVVQQVGTPQHLYEQPRNLFVAGFIGSPAMNFLHAVVEGGLLRTAVGEVPLDAETRRRLERAGAPRDLIVGLRPEAFEDAALVDPDLPGARFTATVDVVESLGSDVYAHFTEEGWEPASSEDLAELAADSGASEAGGGGHRITTRLGTATRVREGGRAELYVDTSGMHVFDPRSGANLALRETAGDGR
- a CDS encoding carbohydrate ABC transporter permease is translated as MARTGKRNAAGWTVANVVVVAYALFPVWWIAALSFKDPSTLTDGRLVPAKWTWDNYRGIFETSEFTRALVNSIGIALIATVIAVVLGTMAAYAVARLRFPGKRLLIGLSLLIAMFPPISLVSPLFDIERALGLFDTWPGLILPYMTFSLPLAIYTLSAFFREIPWDLEKAAKVDGATPAQAFRLVIAPLAAPGVFTTAILVFIFCWNDFLFAISLTSTQSARTVPAAIAFFTGSSQFQEPTGSIAAAAMVITVPIVVFVLLFQRRIVAGLTSGAVKG